A DNA window from Micromonospora sp. NBC_01739 contains the following coding sequences:
- a CDS encoding class II 3-deoxy-7-phosphoheptulonate synthase, translating to MRHEWHQLSHPAVGSPVLQTSRPTVDSAEDEALGLDRWRELPRAQTPPWEDPAQVAEVCKVLDRVPSVVAPYEVDQLRQRLALVCEGKAFLLQGGDCAETFADNTESHLLANARTLLQMAIVLTYGASLPVVKVARVAGQYTKPRSLPTDARGLPAYRGDMINSLEATPEARVADPQRMIRAYANSAAAMNMLRAYLAGGLADLHAVHDWNKGFVRNSPAGERYEAIAREIDRALAFIRACGMTDDDALRTVTLYCSHEALALEYDRALTRVSDRRAYGLSGHFLWIGERTRQIDGAHIDFISRIANPIGVKLGPTTTPDEAIELCEKLNPENIPGRLTLISRMGNHKVRDALPPIVAKVTAAGAKVVWQCDPMHGNTHESSNGYKTRHFDRIVDEVLGYFEVHRSLDTHPGGLHVELTGEDVTECLGGAQGIEDLDLPDRYETACDPRLNTQQSLELAFLVAEMLRG from the coding sequence ATGCGGCATGAGTGGCATCAGTTGAGTCATCCGGCGGTGGGCAGCCCGGTGTTGCAGACCAGCCGTCCGACCGTCGACTCCGCCGAGGACGAGGCCCTCGGCCTGGACCGCTGGCGAGAGTTGCCCCGCGCCCAGACCCCACCCTGGGAGGACCCGGCCCAGGTGGCCGAGGTCTGCAAGGTGCTCGACCGGGTTCCGTCGGTGGTCGCCCCCTACGAGGTTGACCAGTTGCGGCAGCGCCTGGCCCTGGTCTGCGAGGGCAAGGCCTTCCTGCTGCAGGGCGGTGACTGCGCGGAGACCTTCGCCGACAACACCGAGAGTCACCTGCTGGCCAACGCCCGCACCCTGTTGCAGATGGCGATCGTGCTCACCTACGGCGCCTCGCTGCCGGTGGTGAAGGTGGCCCGGGTCGCCGGGCAGTACACCAAGCCCCGGTCGCTCCCGACGGACGCCCGGGGCCTGCCGGCCTACCGCGGCGACATGATCAATTCCCTCGAGGCCACCCCGGAGGCCCGGGTCGCCGACCCGCAACGCATGATCCGGGCGTACGCCAACTCGGCCGCCGCGATGAACATGCTCCGCGCCTACCTGGCCGGGGGACTGGCCGACCTGCACGCCGTGCACGACTGGAACAAGGGCTTCGTACGCAATTCCCCGGCCGGGGAACGGTACGAGGCGATCGCCCGGGAGATCGACCGGGCGCTGGCCTTCATTCGGGCCTGCGGGATGACCGACGACGATGCCCTGCGTACGGTCACTCTCTACTGCTCCCACGAGGCCCTGGCCCTGGAGTACGACCGGGCGCTGACCCGGGTCTCCGACCGTCGGGCGTACGGGCTGTCCGGGCACTTCCTGTGGATCGGCGAGCGCACCCGGCAGATCGACGGCGCCCACATCGACTTCATCTCCCGCATCGCCAACCCGATCGGGGTCAAACTCGGCCCGACCACCACCCCGGACGAGGCGATCGAGCTGTGCGAGAAGCTGAACCCGGAGAACATCCCCGGGCGGCTCACCCTGATCAGCCGGATGGGCAACCACAAGGTACGCGACGCCCTGCCGCCGATCGTGGCCAAGGTGACCGCCGCCGGGGCGAAGGTGGTGTGGCAGTGCGACCCGATGCACGGCAACACCCACGAGTCCTCCAACGGCTACAAGACCCGGCACTTCGACCGGATCGTCGACGAGGTGCTGGGCTACTTCGAGGTGCACCGCAGCCTGGACACCCACCCCGGCGGCCTGCATGTCGAGCTGACCGGTGAGGATGTCACCGAGTGCCTCGGCGGCGCCCAGGGCATCGAGGACCTGGACCTGCCCGACCGGTACGAGACCGCCTGCGACCCCCGCCTGAACACCCAGCAGTCACTGGAACTGGCCTTCCTCGTAGCGGAGATGCTCCGTGGCTGA
- a CDS encoding threonine aldolase family protein, translating into MAENLIDLRSDTVTRPTPGMREAMAAAEVGDDVYGEDPTVNALEAEVAALFGHEAALFCPTGSMANQIALQLLVPPGAELLCDADAHVITYEMGAAAAYGGMTSRTWSAVGADVDPDVVAGMIRPDGYWAVPTRAIAVEQTHNRGGGGVIPLDTLRRLRQVADEAQVALHCDGARIWHAHVADGVPLATYGGLFDTLSVCLSKGLGAPVGSLVVGAADKIERARVIRKRMGGGMRQAGILAAAGRYALAHHIDRLAEDHAKAARLAEAIAPFGVLAAPVRTNLVPLDLAKTSLDAPTLAAAARAEGLLISVLGPHTARLVTHMDVPDPAIDQAITTLTHLLRA; encoded by the coding sequence GTGGCTGAGAATCTCATCGATCTGCGTTCGGACACGGTCACCCGGCCCACCCCCGGGATGCGGGAGGCGATGGCCGCCGCCGAGGTCGGTGACGACGTCTACGGCGAGGACCCGACCGTCAACGCGCTGGAGGCCGAGGTCGCCGCGCTGTTCGGTCACGAGGCAGCGCTGTTCTGCCCGACCGGCTCGATGGCCAACCAGATCGCCCTGCAACTGCTGGTGCCGCCCGGGGCGGAGTTGCTCTGCGACGCCGACGCCCATGTGATCACGTACGAGATGGGGGCGGCTGCCGCGTACGGCGGAATGACCTCGCGGACGTGGTCGGCGGTGGGCGCGGACGTGGACCCCGACGTGGTCGCCGGCATGATCCGTCCCGACGGCTACTGGGCGGTGCCCACCCGGGCGATCGCGGTGGAGCAGACCCACAATCGTGGCGGCGGCGGGGTGATCCCCCTCGACACGCTGCGGCGGTTGCGGCAGGTCGCCGACGAGGCGCAGGTGGCGCTGCACTGCGACGGAGCCCGGATCTGGCACGCCCATGTCGCCGACGGGGTGCCGCTGGCCACCTACGGTGGGCTGTTCGACACCCTCTCGGTCTGCCTGTCCAAGGGGCTCGGCGCGCCGGTCGGCTCGCTGGTCGTCGGTGCCGCCGACAAGATCGAGCGGGCGCGGGTGATCCGTAAGCGGATGGGTGGCGGGATGCGCCAGGCCGGCATCCTGGCCGCCGCCGGCCGGTACGCCCTGGCCCACCACATCGACCGTCTCGCCGAGGATCACGCCAAGGCGGCCCGGCTAGCGGAGGCGATCGCCCCGTTCGGGGTGCTGGCCGCCCCGGTACGCACCAACCTGGTCCCCCTGGACCTGGCCAAAACCTCCCTGGACGCCCCCACCCTGGCCGCAGCGGCCCGCGCCGAGGGCCTACTGATCTCCGTCCTGGGCCCCCACACCGCCCGCCTGGTGACCCACATGGACGTCCCCGACCCCGCCATCGACCAAGCCATCACCACCCTCACCCACCTCCTCCGCGCCTAA
- a CDS encoding deoxyribonuclease IV, protein MTSHRPIGSHTPTSGGLAKAALPYLDAAGSEVAQVYVGNSRGWAMPAGDPGQDALFRDGCTERGTAVYIHASLLVNLGSPTPATVERSRQSLAHALRRGTAIGARAVVFHAGSAVDAGHAEAAMRQVRESLLPLLDSAADSGGPMLLVEPSAGGGRSLASRVEHLGPYLDAVDRHPWLGVCFDTCHAWAAGHDLAAEGGMTETLDTLVATVGADRLRLVHANDSKDLCGSTRDRHENIGKGNIGEPAFAELMRHPATAGVPILVETPTTHHEGHATDITTLRRLLP, encoded by the coding sequence ATGACCAGCCACCGGCCGATCGGCTCGCACACCCCCACCTCGGGTGGACTGGCGAAGGCGGCACTGCCGTACCTCGACGCCGCCGGGTCCGAGGTGGCCCAGGTGTACGTCGGCAACTCCCGGGGCTGGGCGATGCCGGCCGGTGACCCCGGGCAGGACGCCCTGTTCCGCGACGGCTGCACCGAGCGGGGCACGGCCGTCTACATCCACGCTTCGCTGCTGGTCAACCTGGGTTCACCGACCCCGGCCACGGTCGAACGGTCCCGGCAGAGCCTGGCCCACGCCCTGCGCCGGGGCACCGCGATCGGTGCTCGCGCGGTGGTGTTCCACGCCGGCAGCGCGGTGGACGCCGGGCACGCCGAGGCGGCCATGCGGCAGGTACGCGAATCCCTGCTGCCGCTACTGGACTCGGCGGCCGACAGTGGCGGGCCGATGCTGCTGGTCGAACCGAGCGCGGGCGGCGGCCGGTCGCTGGCCAGCCGGGTGGAGCACCTCGGCCCCTACCTCGACGCGGTGGACCGGCACCCATGGCTGGGGGTCTGCTTCGACACCTGCCACGCCTGGGCCGCCGGGCACGATCTGGCTGCCGAAGGCGGCATGACCGAGACCCTGGACACCCTGGTGGCGACCGTCGGCGCGGATCGGCTCCGGCTGGTGCACGCCAACGACTCGAAGGACCTGTGCGGCTCCACCCGGGACCGGCACGAGAACATCGGCAAGGGCAACATCGGCGAGCCCGCCTTCGCCGAACTGATGCGTCACCCCGCCACCGCCGGCGTCCCCATCCTCGTGGAAACCCCCACCACCCACCACGAAGGCCACGCCACCGACATAACCACCCTCCGCCGCCTCCTCCCCTAA
- the pknB gene encoding Stk1 family PASTA domain-containing Ser/Thr kinase translates to MDTQVADTLLGSLIDGRYRIRGRVARGGMATVYTATDERLERIVAVKIIHSTSGPTDRAGLASFVDRFSDEAKTIARLTHPNVVAVYDQGTHAGRPYLVMEYVRGRTLREVLTERRRLNPDEALAITEQILAALAAAHRAGLVHRDVKPENVLVAEAPSGGPANLVDSVVKVTDFGLAQAVEASTDHDSGNQLMATVAYVAPELVTTGRADARTDVYSTGIVLFEMLTGRVPYDGDRPIDIAWQHVDRDVPAPSTLVPGLPRVLDDLVARATRRDPATRPVDAGALLAEVQVARDGIGNANAQTAMLSAVADDPVVAQPTMMVAAVRPAERPTWARLPEGGAPARGRRRAAPDGDGNRWAQLAEWRTRLLGESNGRLAVAAVVVVLGLVAALGGWWFGVGRYTTAPQLVSMTKAQAEAQAAQGGFTLKYADPRHDEQIPRDGVVAQEPASAARILKGGTITLTLSLGPARFPMPDVVGKEFDLAETDLVNAQLKIVKGNARYDDSLPEGVVVATKPEAGKEVEPGDEITVILSKGRAPITVPNLVGKSLNEARTQIAQLGLVLVEPTYKQSDKPRDEVLGQSPADGSGVEKGAQVRLEVSEGPPLVAVPRVIDLPCQQAKQVLESQGFPVAVQFNPAAVARFQNPPENTQVAPGTQITIGCF, encoded by the coding sequence ATGGACACACAGGTCGCCGACACGTTGCTGGGCTCGCTGATCGACGGGCGCTACCGCATCCGCGGTCGCGTGGCTCGTGGCGGCATGGCGACCGTGTACACCGCCACGGACGAACGACTCGAACGCATCGTGGCGGTCAAGATCATTCACTCGACATCGGGGCCGACGGACCGGGCCGGTCTGGCCAGCTTCGTCGACCGGTTCAGCGACGAGGCGAAGACCATCGCCCGGCTGACCCACCCCAACGTGGTCGCGGTCTACGACCAGGGCACCCACGCCGGGCGGCCGTACCTGGTCATGGAGTACGTCCGGGGGCGCACCCTGCGGGAGGTGCTGACCGAGCGGCGCCGACTCAACCCGGACGAGGCGCTGGCCATCACCGAGCAGATCCTGGCCGCCCTGGCCGCCGCGCACCGGGCCGGGCTGGTCCACCGCGACGTCAAGCCGGAGAACGTGCTCGTCGCCGAGGCACCCAGCGGCGGTCCGGCCAACCTGGTCGACAGCGTCGTGAAGGTCACCGACTTCGGGTTGGCGCAGGCCGTGGAGGCGAGCACCGACCACGACAGCGGCAACCAGCTGATGGCCACGGTCGCGTACGTCGCCCCGGAGCTGGTCACCACCGGCCGGGCCGACGCCCGTACGGACGTCTACTCCACCGGCATCGTGCTGTTCGAGATGCTGACCGGCCGGGTGCCGTACGACGGTGACCGGCCGATCGACATCGCCTGGCAGCATGTCGACCGGGACGTCCCCGCGCCCTCGACCCTGGTACCCGGCCTGCCCAGGGTGCTCGACGACCTGGTGGCCCGGGCCACCCGCCGTGACCCGGCTACCCGGCCGGTCGATGCCGGGGCGCTGCTGGCCGAGGTGCAGGTGGCCCGGGACGGAATCGGCAACGCCAACGCCCAGACCGCCATGCTGTCCGCAGTGGCCGACGACCCGGTGGTCGCCCAGCCCACCATGATGGTGGCGGCGGTCCGCCCCGCCGAGCGGCCCACCTGGGCCCGGCTGCCCGAGGGTGGGGCACCCGCCCGGGGACGTCGTCGGGCGGCCCCGGACGGCGACGGGAATCGGTGGGCCCAACTCGCCGAATGGCGTACCCGTCTCCTGGGCGAGTCGAACGGACGTCTCGCGGTCGCCGCCGTCGTGGTCGTCCTCGGCCTGGTGGCCGCCCTCGGCGGCTGGTGGTTCGGGGTGGGCCGCTACACCACCGCCCCGCAACTGGTCAGCATGACCAAGGCCCAGGCGGAGGCGCAGGCGGCGCAGGGCGGCTTCACCCTGAAGTACGCCGACCCGCGCCACGACGAGCAGATCCCGCGCGACGGGGTGGTGGCGCAGGAGCCCGCCTCGGCCGCCCGGATCCTCAAGGGCGGCACCATCACCCTGACCCTGTCGCTGGGGCCGGCCCGGTTCCCGATGCCCGACGTGGTGGGCAAGGAGTTCGACCTGGCCGAAACCGACCTGGTCAACGCCCAACTGAAGATCGTCAAGGGCAACGCCCGGTACGACGACAGCCTGCCCGAAGGCGTGGTGGTGGCCACCAAGCCGGAGGCCGGCAAGGAAGTCGAGCCGGGCGACGAGATCACCGTCATCCTGAGCAAGGGCCGCGCCCCGATCACGGTGCCGAACCTGGTCGGCAAGAGCCTCAACGAGGCCCGTACCCAGATCGCCCAGCTCGGCCTGGTCCTGGTGGAACCGACCTACAAGCAGTCCGACAAGCCCCGCGACGAGGTGCTCGGGCAGAGCCCGGCCGACGGCAGCGGGGTGGAGAAGGGTGCCCAGGTCCGGCTGGAGGTCAGCGAAGGTCCACCGCTGGTGGCCGTACCCCGGGTCATCGACCTGCCCTGTCAGCAGGCCAAGCAGGTGCTGGAGAGCCAGGGCTTCCCGGTGGCGGTGCAGTTCAACCCGGCGGCCGTGGCCCGGTTCCAGAACCCGCCCGAGAACACGCAGGTGGCCCCCGGCACCCAGATCACCATCGGGTGCTTCTGA
- a CDS encoding Rv2175c family DNA-binding protein, with protein sequence MTDSVPTDNAAPGATPAGPTDWLTLPDVAERLDLPISKVHQKIRDRELIAVRRDGVRRIPTDLVANDTVLKHLPGVLNLLADAGYDDEAALRWLYEPDPTLPGGTPATALAGDQAREVKRRAQALGF encoded by the coding sequence GTGACCGACTCCGTACCCACCGACAACGCCGCGCCGGGGGCCACCCCCGCCGGGCCGACGGACTGGCTGACCCTGCCGGACGTCGCCGAGCGGCTCGATCTGCCGATCAGCAAGGTGCACCAGAAGATCAGGGACCGGGAACTGATCGCGGTACGCCGCGACGGTGTCCGCCGGATCCCGACCGACCTGGTGGCCAACGACACCGTGCTCAAGCACCTGCCCGGCGTGCTCAATCTGCTGGCCGACGCCGGTTACGACGACGAGGCGGCGCTACGCTGGCTCTACGAGCCCGACCCGACCCTGCCGGGCGGCACCCCCGCCACCGCCCTCGCCGGCGACCAGGCCCGCGAGGTGAAACGCCGCGCCCAGGCCCTCGGCTTCTGA
- a CDS encoding polyprenyl synthetase family protein: MTHAAPVSPVDRAGLRQRVDQALSDFLTGRRSWMTDLDAALVPVADAIEAFVLGGGKRLRPAFAYWGYRGAGGVDTDAVVTALAALELVQASALIHDDLMDRSDTRRGEPAVHRRFATWHRTAGWGGSPDGFGDAAAILLGDLCLVWSDELLHSAGLDPRTVARARPDFDEMRTEVTVGQYLDVVTQATGDTSLERASKVARYKSAKYTVERPLLIGAALADASADVRVAYSAYGLPLGEAFQLRDDVLGVFGDPAQTGKPAGDDLREGKRTYLVAAALEAADEADRAVLLAGLGDPELDQTGVVRLRDLITSTGALARTEQRIVTLTDAALAALSAVDLDTEARQSLVDLAIAATRRTD, encoded by the coding sequence GTGACCCACGCTGCTCCTGTCTCTCCGGTCGACCGGGCCGGCCTCCGCCAACGGGTGGACCAGGCCCTCTCCGACTTCCTCACCGGCCGCCGATCGTGGATGACCGACCTCGATGCGGCCCTGGTGCCGGTCGCCGACGCGATCGAGGCGTTCGTGCTGGGCGGCGGCAAGCGGCTACGGCCCGCCTTCGCCTACTGGGGGTACCGAGGAGCCGGCGGAGTGGACACCGACGCGGTGGTCACCGCCCTGGCCGCCCTGGAGTTGGTCCAGGCCAGCGCCCTGATCCACGACGATCTGATGGACCGCTCGGACACCCGGCGGGGTGAGCCGGCGGTGCACCGCCGATTCGCCACCTGGCACCGCACGGCCGGCTGGGGTGGCTCTCCGGACGGCTTCGGCGACGCGGCGGCGATCCTGCTGGGCGACCTGTGCCTGGTCTGGTCCGACGAGCTGCTGCACTCCGCCGGGCTGGATCCCCGGACGGTGGCCCGGGCCCGGCCGGACTTCGACGAGATGCGTACCGAGGTCACCGTCGGGCAGTACCTCGACGTGGTGACCCAGGCCACCGGGGACACCTCGTTGGAGCGGGCCAGCAAGGTGGCCCGGTACAAGTCGGCCAAGTACACCGTCGAGCGACCCCTGCTGATCGGCGCGGCGCTGGCCGACGCCTCCGCCGACGTACGGGTCGCCTACTCGGCGTACGGGCTGCCGCTGGGTGAGGCGTTCCAGCTGCGCGACGACGTCCTGGGAGTCTTCGGTGATCCCGCCCAGACCGGCAAGCCGGCCGGCGACGACCTGCGCGAGGGCAAGCGGACCTACCTGGTGGCGGCGGCCCTGGAAGCGGCTGACGAGGCCGACCGGGCCGTCCTGCTCGCCGGGCTGGGCGACCCGGAGCTGGACCAGACCGGGGTGGTCCGACTACGGGACCTGATCACCTCCACCGGCGCCCTGGCCCGCACCGAGCAGCGCATCGTCACCCTCACCGACGCCGCCCTGGCCGCGTTGAGCGCCGTCGACCTGGACACCGAAGCCCGCCAGTCCCTGGTCGACCTGGCCATAGCCGCCACCCGCCGCACCGACTGA
- a CDS encoding helix-turn-helix domain-containing protein: MFPHPPDPLSGPPLTRLRLARGWSQSRLAAELCAAAGVPTLSRHEISRWERQRRTPGRFWHGWLAAVLGVPSDPPADPGEAGGPAAAAGDRERRRGPCRPASARPPTRIPRRVATRRNVGGSARRDPTY; encoded by the coding sequence ATGTTCCCGCACCCGCCCGATCCGCTGTCCGGGCCGCCACTGACCCGGTTACGGCTGGCCCGAGGGTGGAGCCAGTCCCGGCTGGCCGCCGAATTGTGCGCCGCCGCCGGGGTGCCGACCCTCAGCCGGCACGAGATCTCCCGATGGGAGCGCCAGCGGCGTACCCCCGGCCGGTTCTGGCACGGCTGGCTGGCCGCCGTGCTCGGCGTACCCTCCGATCCGCCGGCCGACCCGGGCGAGGCCGGCGGACCGGCAGCGGCGGCCGGCGACCGGGAGCGGCGACGCGGGCCCTGCCGACCGGCTTCGGCGCGCCCACCGACCCGGATCCCCCGGCGAGTCGCGACGCGCCGGAACGTGGGTGGGTCGGCGCGCCGCGATCCGACCTACTAG